In the Acropora muricata isolate sample 2 chromosome 1, ASM3666990v1, whole genome shotgun sequence genome, one interval contains:
- the LOC136914135 gene encoding follistatin-related protein 1-like isoform X2, producing the protein MKRKLLTMLSVCLLVILVSLAVAEESNYAGNKKESLDRINRELCRNVLCHSGQDCLVTKGTASCICKKSCPGHENPVCGSNGMTFPNHCELHRTACLQGKKIAIKHRGICKGRPTPSQSLKNVTQSKPVVCLEDDRDDVRSRIIGWLRTQNNSPEALQDYTNLLKSYFDLMDEDNNGRLDAMEFKEFVQANQTAEMSLCADALISISDEDSDRELNIEEFMKCLDPEFKPPKRDCELDDMIYNDGAEIPTNDCNSCICACGQWVCTALKCDDSEANHVKAKMLKDEEEYHNLVVNGEEARELLSQEISQQNNKQQGHHIQRRVMSLHKPRHPHNNKKHHWRKFGHREE; encoded by the exons ATGAAGAGAAAGTTGCTGACAATgttgtctgtttgtttgctgGTAATTTTGGTTTCCCTTGCAGTGGCAGAAGAATCG AATTATGCTGGAAACAAGAAGGAATCATTGGATAGAATCAACCGAG AACTCTGTCGCAATGTCCTGTGTCACTCTGGACAAGATTGTTTGGTCACTAAAGGAACCGCCAGCTGCATTTGCAAGAAATCATGTCCTGGCCACGAAAATCCAGTTTGTGGATCCAATGGAATGACGTTTCCAAATCACTGCGAATTGCACCGAACTGCTTGTTTGCAAGGGAAGAAGATCGCCATTAAACATAGGGGAATATGCAAAG GAAGGCCAACTCCGTCCCAATCACTGAAAAATGTTACTCAATCAAAACCAG TTGTTTGCCTAGAGGATGATCGTGATGATGTACGCAGCCGTATTATTGGATGGTTGAGGACCCAAAACAATTCACCGGAAGCATTACAAGATTACACGAATCTGCTCAAGTCTTACTTTGATTTAATGGATGAAGATAACAATGGAAGACTTGATGCAATGGAATTTAAAGAGTTTGTCCAAGCAAATCAAACAGCAGAGATG AGCCTATGTGCAGATGCATTGATTTCCATCAGTGATGAAGACTCCGACAGGGAATTGAACATAGAAGAGTTTATGAAATGTTTGGATCCAG AATTCAAGCCACCAAAGAGAG ATTGTGAACTGGATGACATGATATACAATGATGGAGCTGAGATTCCTACAAATGACTGCAATAGCTG TATCTGTGCATGTGGTCAGTGGGTCTGTACTGCATTAAAATGTGATG ACTCAGAAGCAAACCATGTCAAAGCAAAGATGCTCAAGGATGAAGAGGAGTACCATAATTTGGTTGTGAATGGAGAGGAAGCTAGGGAACTTCTGAGTCAAGAGATCAgtcaacaaaacaacaaacaacaaggTCATCATATACAGAGAAGGGTTATGTCACTGCACAAACCAAGGCATCCCCACAACAATAAAAAACATCATTGGAGGAAATTTGGTCATAGGGAAGAGTAG
- the LOC136914135 gene encoding follistatin-related protein 1-like isoform X1, with product MKRKLLTMLSVCLLVILVSLAVAEESNYAGNKKESLDRINRELCRNVLCHSGQDCLVTKGTASCICKKSCPGHENPVCGSNGMTFPNHCELHRTACLQGKKIAIKHRGICKGRPTPSQSLKNVTQSKPVVCLEDDRDDVRSRIIGWLRTQNNSPEALQDYTNLLKSYFDLMDEDNNGRLDAMEFKEFVQANQTAEMDSTEEEYENSLLQSLCADALISISDEDSDRELNIEEFMKCLDPEFKPPKRDCELDDMIYNDGAEIPTNDCNSCICACGQWVCTALKCDDSEANHVKAKMLKDEEEYHNLVVNGEEARELLSQEISQQNNKQQGHHIQRRVMSLHKPRHPHNNKKHHWRKFGHREE from the exons ATGAAGAGAAAGTTGCTGACAATgttgtctgtttgtttgctgGTAATTTTGGTTTCCCTTGCAGTGGCAGAAGAATCG AATTATGCTGGAAACAAGAAGGAATCATTGGATAGAATCAACCGAG AACTCTGTCGCAATGTCCTGTGTCACTCTGGACAAGATTGTTTGGTCACTAAAGGAACCGCCAGCTGCATTTGCAAGAAATCATGTCCTGGCCACGAAAATCCAGTTTGTGGATCCAATGGAATGACGTTTCCAAATCACTGCGAATTGCACCGAACTGCTTGTTTGCAAGGGAAGAAGATCGCCATTAAACATAGGGGAATATGCAAAG GAAGGCCAACTCCGTCCCAATCACTGAAAAATGTTACTCAATCAAAACCAG TTGTTTGCCTAGAGGATGATCGTGATGATGTACGCAGCCGTATTATTGGATGGTTGAGGACCCAAAACAATTCACCGGAAGCATTACAAGATTACACGAATCTGCTCAAGTCTTACTTTGATTTAATGGATGAAGATAACAATGGAAGACTTGATGCAATGGAATTTAAAGAGTTTGTCCAAGCAAATCAAACAGCAGAGATG GATTCCACTGAAGAAGAGTATGAAAATTCCTTACTGCAGAGCCTATGTGCAGATGCATTGATTTCCATCAGTGATGAAGACTCCGACAGGGAATTGAACATAGAAGAGTTTATGAAATGTTTGGATCCAG AATTCAAGCCACCAAAGAGAG ATTGTGAACTGGATGACATGATATACAATGATGGAGCTGAGATTCCTACAAATGACTGCAATAGCTG TATCTGTGCATGTGGTCAGTGGGTCTGTACTGCATTAAAATGTGATG ACTCAGAAGCAAACCATGTCAAAGCAAAGATGCTCAAGGATGAAGAGGAGTACCATAATTTGGTTGTGAATGGAGAGGAAGCTAGGGAACTTCTGAGTCAAGAGATCAgtcaacaaaacaacaaacaacaaggTCATCATATACAGAGAAGGGTTATGTCACTGCACAAACCAAGGCATCCCCACAACAATAAAAAACATCATTGGAGGAAATTTGGTCATAGGGAAGAGTAG